A stretch of the Salmo salar chromosome ssa20, Ssal_v3.1, whole genome shotgun sequence genome encodes the following:
- the LOC106580969 gene encoding olfactory receptor 11A1-like, whose protein sequence is MMNSTQLTSFILAGYSDSGHLKYLYFIIITVLYVSIVFANTVLIVVICMERSLHEPMYLFLCSLFVNDMYGSTGLFPALMTNLLSDDHTVSTVYCYLQIFVLYTYGTTEFSNLAVMSYDRYLAICYPLQYNVIMTPSKVCILICVIWLYSFAKFSITLSLTIRLGLCGNVIDKVYCDNYLVVKLACSSSDTTVNNIYGLCGIVMTVAVPLITIVLSYIKILTICLKSSIETRQKAFRTCSPHLASLLNFSFGCFLTLLQSRFDKPMRNVPTVLHTILSVYYLMCQPLLNPIVYGVRMAKIRQACKNTLPVGLYPKT, encoded by the coding sequence ATGATGAACTCAACACAACTCACGTCATTTATCCTTGCTGGATATAGTGACAGCGGACACTTAAAGTACTTGTATTTCATTATAATAACTGTGTTATACGTCTCCATAGTTTTTGCGAACACAGTGCTTATTGTGGTAATATGTATGGAGAGAAGCCTTCATGAACCCATGTATCTGTTTCTGTGCAGCTTGTTTGTGAATGACATGTATGGTAGCACTGGTTTGTTTCCTGCTCTCATGACTAATTTGCTTTCAGATGACCATACAGTTTCCACTGTGTACTGTTACCTACAGATATTTGTCTTGTACACATATGGAACTACTGAATTCAGCAATTTAGCAGTCATGTCATACGACAGATACCTTGCTATATGTTATCCACTACAGTATAACGTCATCATGACACCCAGCAAGGTGTGTATTTTAATTTGTGTAATATGGTTGTACTCTTTTGCAAAATTCAGCATAACACTGTCTTTAACTATTCGTTTGGGATTGTGTGGAAACGTCATAGACAAAGTGTATTGTGACAACTACCTGGTAGTGAAACTTGCCTGTTCAAGTTCAGACACGACAGTTAATAACATCTATGGACTCTGTGGTATTGTTATGACTGTCGCTGTCCCTTTAATTACTATTGTGTTGTCGTATATTAAGATTCTGACTATTTGTTTGAAATCTTCCATCGAGACCAGACAGAAAGCTTTCAGAACCTGTTCTCCTCATCTGGCCTCGCTGCTCAACTTCTCTTTTGGCTGTTTCTTAACTCTGCTCCAGAGTAGATTTGATAAGCCTATGAGAAATGTTCCAACTGTACTTCACACTATTTTATCAGTGTACTATCTGATGTGCCAGCCACTTTTAAATCCTATTGTGTATGGAGTTAGGATGGCTAAAATCCGACAGGCTTGTAAAAACACACTACCTGTAGGTCTGTACCCTAAAACATAA